The following proteins come from a genomic window of Terribacillus aidingensis:
- a CDS encoding PTS sugar transporter subunit IIB, with translation MKRILLACSAGMSTSMVVSKMKKAADALGEEQEYYIYAIPEGAIEEELQAHHDEVVVIMLGPQVRFAKRATEKRAAPYGIPVDVMDVKLYGTADGEKLLEKALQLASQRQ, from the coding sequence ATGAAGCGAATTTTACTAGCCTGCTCAGCAGGTATGTCAACATCGATGGTTGTATCAAAGATGAAAAAGGCAGCAGATGCTTTAGGTGAAGAGCAAGAGTATTATATTTACGCTATCCCGGAAGGGGCAATAGAAGAAGAATTGCAGGCACATCATGATGAAGTGGTTGTCATCATGCTAGGTCCTCAGGTTAGATTTGCTAAACGAGCGACAGAAAAACGAGCAGCACCATATGGTATTCCCGTGGATGTAATGGATGTAAAATTGTATGGCACTGCTGATGGAGAGAAGTTATTGGAAAAAGCGCTGCAGTTAGCAAGTCAGCGACAATAG
- a CDS encoding PTS transporter subunit EIIC, with translation MGKKMDKFTGALESVAYTISNQKHIKAIKQSFVTLMPVIIVGAFAVLVENMILDPETGLAAFSMFSFLAELQGIMGAINYATLNFITIAAVVLIGIELGRINGHKSLFPGLMALISYISVIPTTVFLEVDGSLQEVVNVLAREFSDPKSLFLGMFIALISVELFTWFSKMDKLTIKMPDSVPSNVTTSFASLFPSIITVTIIASFGFAFHRLTGIYLHEAVYNLIQRPLESAIQGLPGILLLMFVAQFFWVIGIHGNQMIKPIREPLLLGSIAVNMNAYAAGEEIPNIITMPFWDVYMNIGGSGVTIGLLAAIFIAGKKQEMRSIAKLSAGPGVFNINEPVIFGVPVMLNPILAIPFIITPLITGTIGYIATFIGFADKAVVMVPWTTPPIINAWLSTGGSWGAVVTQLICIAASILIYLPFIFIANRTRRIDEGNQDESSTKIV, from the coding sequence ATGGGCAAGAAAATGGATAAATTTACAGGTGCCTTGGAAAGCGTAGCTTATACCATATCCAATCAGAAGCACATAAAGGCGATTAAGCAATCATTCGTCACCTTAATGCCGGTCATTATTGTCGGTGCGTTTGCAGTCCTGGTCGAGAATATGATTCTGGATCCAGAGACTGGTTTAGCAGCCTTCAGTATGTTTTCATTCTTAGCTGAATTACAAGGAATCATGGGTGCAATAAATTATGCGACATTGAACTTCATTACCATTGCAGCAGTTGTACTGATCGGGATAGAGCTTGGGAGAATCAATGGGCACAAATCATTATTCCCTGGCTTGATGGCCTTGATCTCGTATATCTCCGTCATACCAACAACGGTATTTCTGGAGGTCGACGGTTCTTTGCAGGAAGTGGTCAATGTATTAGCTAGGGAGTTCTCAGATCCGAAAAGTCTTTTCCTTGGCATGTTCATTGCTCTCATATCTGTTGAGCTATTCACTTGGTTTTCCAAGATGGATAAACTTACTATTAAAATGCCTGATAGTGTTCCATCCAATGTAACGACATCTTTTGCTTCTTTATTTCCATCGATTATCACGGTAACGATTATTGCCAGCTTCGGGTTTGCCTTCCATCGTTTGACAGGAATTTATTTACATGAAGCAGTCTATAACTTGATACAGCGTCCCTTGGAGTCTGCTATCCAAGGGTTGCCGGGAATCTTACTGCTAATGTTCGTAGCTCAATTCTTCTGGGTAATCGGTATTCATGGGAACCAGATGATCAAGCCGATACGGGAGCCGCTTTTGCTCGGGTCTATAGCAGTCAATATGAATGCTTACGCAGCCGGTGAGGAAATACCGAATATCATCACGATGCCTTTCTGGGATGTTTACATGAATATCGGAGGCTCTGGCGTCACAATTGGACTTCTAGCTGCGATATTCATTGCCGGGAAAAAGCAGGAGATGCGCAGTATTGCAAAGCTATCCGCAGGACCGGGTGTGTTCAACATTAATGAGCCTGTCATTTTCGGTGTACCAGTCATGCTTAATCCAATTCTGGCGATTCCATTCATCATTACTCCGTTAATTACGGGTACAATTGGGTATATCGCAACATTTATCGGATTTGCAGATAAAGCTGTTGTCATGGTTCCCTGGACAACGCCGCCGATCATTAATGCATGGTTATCTACAGGCGGAAGCTGGGGAGCGGTTGTTACCCAATTGATTTGTATAGCTGCTTCCATTTTGATATATCTGCCTTTCATTTTCATTGCGAACCGCACCCGCAGAATAGATGAAGGTAACCAAGATGAAAGTAGTACCAAGATAGTGTAG
- a CDS encoding amidohydrolase — MQTSHDLYTRISEILEGKSNKLTAVSDRIWDFAETRYEEIQSAEILAMTLEEEGFEVQRNAGEIETAFVASFGSGKPVIAFLGEYDALSGLSQQADSATKDPIEEGGNGHGCGHNLLGTGAMAAAIAVKQLMEETGLEGTVRYYGCPAEEGGGGKAFMARAGLFNDVDVALTWHPWDENQVYHARMLATCQVYFRFTGTSSHAAFSPHLGRSALDAVELMNIGSNFLREHIIPEGQLHYAITDAGGMSPNVVQPNAEVLYKIRAPKMGQVEDILERVKDVARGAALMTGTKLEIKFDAASADLIPNETLGKLIHKHLKATDAPTYSEEELAFAKEVQQTFSAEEKAVIQKNDNKVIAQGILDFPRVPGFFKGSTDVGDVSWLVPTGQIYVTTCAYATPFHSWQLVTQGKTSIAHKGMLFTGKVLAASAVELLEKPELLEGIKAEHQANLDGETYRSLIPSDTKPAPIKRKN; from the coding sequence TTGCAAACAAGTCATGATCTGTACACGAGAATATCGGAAATTCTGGAAGGCAAAAGTAACAAGCTGACTGCTGTCAGCGATCGAATATGGGATTTTGCAGAAACGAGATACGAAGAAATCCAATCTGCTGAAATACTAGCGATGACATTGGAAGAAGAAGGTTTTGAAGTACAGCGAAATGCAGGTGAGATTGAGACTGCTTTTGTTGCTAGCTTCGGAAGCGGGAAGCCTGTCATTGCATTCCTAGGCGAGTACGATGCATTGTCTGGTTTGAGCCAGCAGGCAGACAGCGCAACAAAGGATCCGATAGAAGAAGGCGGCAACGGACATGGCTGCGGACATAACCTGCTTGGTACAGGTGCGATGGCTGCTGCGATTGCAGTAAAGCAGCTGATGGAAGAAACCGGGCTGGAAGGAACAGTGCGGTATTATGGCTGTCCGGCAGAAGAAGGCGGAGGCGGGAAGGCTTTTATGGCTCGAGCTGGTCTTTTCAATGATGTAGATGTGGCACTGACTTGGCATCCATGGGATGAAAATCAGGTCTATCATGCTAGAATGCTAGCAACATGCCAAGTGTATTTCCGTTTTACCGGTACAAGCAGTCATGCAGCATTCAGTCCGCACCTCGGCAGAAGTGCATTGGATGCAGTCGAGCTGATGAACATCGGTTCCAACTTCCTAAGGGAGCATATCATTCCAGAAGGGCAGCTGCATTACGCAATTACTGATGCTGGTGGAATGAGTCCCAATGTTGTTCAGCCAAATGCGGAGGTACTTTACAAAATCCGAGCACCGAAAATGGGTCAGGTCGAAGACATTCTCGAGCGCGTCAAAGACGTTGCAAGAGGAGCAGCCTTGATGACAGGTACCAAATTGGAAATTAAATTCGATGCGGCCTCAGCGGATTTGATTCCAAATGAAACGCTAGGAAAGCTGATACATAAGCATTTGAAAGCAACCGATGCACCAACTTATTCGGAAGAGGAATTGGCATTTGCCAAAGAGGTACAGCAAACATTCAGCGCTGAAGAAAAAGCTGTGATACAGAAAAATGATAATAAAGTGATCGCACAGGGTATTCTAGACTTCCCTCGAGTACCAGGTTTCTTCAAAGGATCAACAGATGTTGGTGACGTCAGCTGGCTTGTCCCGACAGGTCAGATCTATGTCACTACTTGTGCTTATGCAACACCGTTCCATAGCTGGCAGCTTGTTACGCAAGGTAAAACATCCATCGCCCATAAGGGAATGCTATTCACAGGTAAAGTTTTAGCAGCATCTGCGGTTGAATTGCTGGAAAAGCCAGAGCTGCTGGAAGGAATAAAAGCAGAGCACCAGGCTAATCTAGATGGAGAAACGTATAGATCATTGATACCGTCTGATACAAAACCAGCTCCTATAAAAAGAAAAAATTAA
- a CDS encoding ribulokinase, protein MGTDKFSIGIDYGTQSGRAVLVRLKDGMEVAEHVTEYRHGVMDVKLPHLDKALGYEWALQHPMDYLDVLRQSVPAVMQAAGVDPADVIGLGIDFTACTILPVDVNLEPLCFDPAFRDNPHSWVKLWKHHAAQEEANKLNEIAGERGEAFLARYGGKISSEWMIPKIWQILDEAPEIYEAADQFIEATDWVISQLTGELKRNSCTAGYKAIWHKQDGYPTADFFESLHPAMRDLADTKLRGEVYPLGTKAGELQDSFAASMNLSPGIAIAVGNVDAHAAVPAMGVVTPGKLVMAMGTSICHMLLGTEERTVEGMCGVVEDGIIEGYYGYEAGQSAVGDIFGWFVDEQVPAYVHRQAEAAGQNVHQWLEERASTYRPGETGLLALDWMNGNRSVLVDTELSGVVLGLTLATKPEEVYRALLEATAFGTRKIVDAFHQSGVAVEELYACGGLPQKNKLLMQIFADVTNRPIYIADSVQTPAVGAAMFGAVAAGAEAGGYDSILDAADRMARVKEEVIQPIPENVEIYELIYQEYNTLHDYFGRGANDVMKRLKTIRSQSERKLTVQK, encoded by the coding sequence ATGGGTACGGACAAATTTTCAATTGGAATTGATTATGGAACACAATCCGGCAGAGCAGTCCTCGTCCGGCTTAAAGATGGGATGGAGGTGGCGGAGCACGTGACGGAATATCGTCATGGTGTAATGGATGTTAAACTGCCGCATTTAGATAAAGCGCTTGGCTATGAATGGGCACTGCAGCACCCGATGGACTACCTTGATGTACTGCGACAATCAGTTCCAGCTGTGATGCAGGCTGCTGGGGTAGATCCGGCAGATGTTATCGGACTCGGGATTGACTTTACTGCTTGTACGATTTTGCCGGTAGATGTGAATCTGGAGCCGTTGTGCTTTGATCCGGCATTTCGTGACAATCCACACAGTTGGGTGAAGCTTTGGAAGCATCATGCTGCGCAGGAAGAAGCAAATAAGCTGAATGAAATTGCCGGCGAGCGTGGAGAGGCCTTCCTTGCTCGTTACGGCGGAAAAATCAGCTCAGAATGGATGATACCAAAAATCTGGCAAATTCTTGATGAAGCTCCTGAAATATATGAAGCTGCCGATCAATTTATCGAAGCTACAGATTGGGTCATCTCTCAGCTGACCGGAGAACTGAAACGAAATAGCTGTACAGCTGGATATAAAGCAATTTGGCATAAGCAAGACGGATATCCAACTGCGGACTTCTTCGAAAGCCTGCACCCGGCAATGCGGGATTTGGCTGATACGAAGCTGCGAGGAGAGGTTTATCCGCTCGGAACAAAAGCTGGAGAACTCCAAGACTCATTTGCAGCCTCTATGAATCTATCACCAGGAATTGCAATTGCAGTAGGAAACGTCGATGCTCATGCGGCAGTTCCGGCAATGGGTGTCGTAACTCCTGGTAAACTCGTGATGGCAATGGGCACCTCCATTTGTCACATGCTGCTTGGGACAGAAGAGCGGACGGTCGAAGGGATGTGCGGTGTCGTCGAGGATGGCATAATTGAGGGTTACTATGGTTATGAAGCAGGGCAGTCAGCTGTAGGAGATATTTTCGGCTGGTTCGTCGATGAGCAAGTGCCGGCTTATGTTCATCGTCAGGCGGAAGCTGCCGGACAAAATGTGCATCAATGGCTGGAGGAGCGAGCTAGTACGTATCGCCCTGGGGAGACTGGGCTGCTGGCACTGGACTGGATGAACGGCAACCGATCTGTACTCGTTGACACAGAATTAAGCGGTGTGGTGCTAGGGTTAACGCTGGCGACAAAGCCGGAAGAAGTATATCGCGCATTACTCGAAGCAACGGCATTCGGCACGCGGAAAATTGTAGACGCTTTCCATCAAAGTGGAGTGGCAGTTGAGGAGCTGTATGCATGTGGCGGTTTACCGCAGAAGAATAAGCTGCTCATGCAGATTTTTGCAGATGTGACGAACCGACCAATTTATATTGCCGATTCTGTACAAACGCCAGCTGTCGGAGCTGCTATGTTCGGTGCCGTAGCTGCTGGTGCAGAAGCAGGCGGGTATGACAGCATCCTTGATGCGGCTGACAGAATGGCCAGAGTGAAGGAAGAAGTCATCCAGCCTATACCGGAAAATGTTGAAATCTATGAGCTGATTTATCAGGAATATAACACATTGCATGATTACTTCGGCAGGGGAGCCAACGATGTGATGAAGCGTCTAAAAACGATCCGGTCACAGTCTGAAAGAAAACTAACAGTACAGAAATAA
- a CDS encoding PTS lactose/cellobiose transporter subunit IIA: MKETLEEMQQAAFQIIAHAGDARSHYVEAMRLARGRDFEGAKSAMASGDKAYNQIHKVHVSFIQREATGEMLPFSLLLAHAEDQMLSSETIKIMASEFLALCTELLPVKIDQHSK, from the coding sequence GTGAAAGAGACATTAGAAGAAATGCAGCAGGCAGCCTTCCAGATTATCGCGCATGCGGGGGATGCTCGCAGTCATTACGTAGAAGCCATGCGTTTGGCAAGAGGAAGGGATTTTGAGGGAGCAAAATCTGCAATGGCATCAGGAGATAAAGCATATAATCAGATTCATAAAGTGCATGTTTCCTTTATTCAAAGAGAAGCAACAGGGGAAATGCTGCCATTTTCACTGCTGCTTGCACATGCGGAGGATCAGATGTTATCGAGTGAAACTATCAAGATAATGGCGAGTGAATTTTTGGCACTGTGTACAGAGTTACTTCCGGTCAAAATTGATCAACACTCAAAATAA
- the araD gene encoding L-ribulose-5-phosphate 4-epimerase: protein MLEELKEQVLQANLDLPKHELVTFTWGNVSGINRDAGLVVIKPSGVAYEKLTVKDMVVVNLDGEVVEGDMKPSSDTATHLVLYKHFENIGGIVHTHSTWATSFAQSGKGVPALGTTHADYFYGTVPCTRPMTGQEIQQDYELETGNVIVETFRKKGLDPNQVPSVLVHKHAPFNWGKTPAEAVHNAVVLEEVAKIAHLSYQLDQQVEDMDQHLLDKHYLRKHGVDAYYGQTN from the coding sequence ATGCTGGAGGAATTAAAGGAACAGGTGCTTCAAGCGAATTTGGACCTTCCTAAGCATGAGCTGGTAACTTTTACGTGGGGAAATGTAAGCGGTATCAACAGGGATGCCGGACTGGTTGTCATTAAGCCCAGCGGTGTGGCATATGAGAAGCTGACGGTAAAGGACATGGTAGTTGTCAATCTGGACGGCGAAGTAGTTGAAGGTGATATGAAGCCTTCGTCGGATACAGCGACTCATTTGGTTTTGTATAAGCATTTCGAAAATATTGGCGGAATCGTCCATACGCATTCTACATGGGCTACATCCTTTGCGCAATCTGGTAAAGGAGTACCTGCTCTTGGCACAACTCATGCGGACTACTTCTACGGAACTGTCCCTTGTACCCGACCGATGACCGGACAAGAGATACAGCAGGACTATGAGCTGGAGACAGGCAATGTAATTGTCGAGACTTTCCGGAAGAAGGGGCTTGATCCAAACCAGGTACCGAGTGTGCTCGTTCACAAACATGCGCCTTTCAATTGGGGAAAAACACCAGCCGAAGCGGTACATAACGCTGTAGTGCTGGAAGAAGTGGCAAAGATTGCACATTTGTCCTATCAGCTGGATCAGCAGGTGGAGGATATGGACCAGCATCTGCTGGATAAGCATTATCTACGAAAACACGGCGTTGACGCATACTACGGACAGACCAATTAG